In Parabacteroides timonensis, the genomic stretch GCGAACGGATGTTCCATCAGAAAGGGATGGCAGGTTTTACCTTGCGTCCGGGACGTGCAGTATTGGAGATACAGGGAAAATTGTATAATCCGACTCCGGTTCCACAGACCTTCCTTTGGTGGGCCAACCCGGCAGTTGCCGTAAATGATGCCTATCAATCGGTATTTCCTGCCGATGTAAACGCCGTTTTCGATCATGGAAAACGGGATGTTTCGCGTTACCCGATTGCTACGGGCACTTACTATAAGATGGACTATTCGGCAGGCGTGGATATTTCCCGTTACAAGAATATCCCGGTTCCTACCTCTTATATGGCGATCCGTTCCAAATATAACTTTGTGGGAGGCTATGAGAACGATACCCGTGCCGGTGTCCTGCATGTGGCGAACCATCACATCTCACCGGGCAAAAAGCAGTGGACCTGGGGGAACGGCGATTTCGGACAAGCCTGGGACCGCAACCTGACGGATACCGACGGCCCTTATATCGAACTGATGACCGGTGTCTACACCGACAACCAGCCCGACTTCACCTGGCTGCAACCTTACGAAGAAAAAACATTCACCCAGTACTTCATGCCTTATCGCGAACTGGGTGTCGTGAAGAACGCCTCTTCCGATCTTCTGATGAACATAGAACCCGATGGAAAGGGCACTTTATTAAAAATATTTGCCACTTCGGTACAGAAGGATTTGCATATTACCATCGAAAAAGCAGGGGAGATCTGTCTCGATATTACCCGTGATATCACCCCCGAAAATGTACTGGAGGAGTTTGTCCCTGTCGACAGTCTGTGCGATGTGAAGGTTTGTATCTGTAATGCAAAAGGCAAACAGGTATTGACATGGGAACCTGAACCCGATGTGATCAAAGAAGTTCCCGAACCTGCGAAAGCAGCACTCGATCCGGCAGATGTACGGACTACCGAACAACTCTACCTGACCGGTCTGCATCTGGAACAGTATCGCCATGCCACCTATTCGGCTACGGATTATTATCGGGAGGCCATCCGCCGCGATCCGACCGATGTACGCAATAATAATGCAATGGGCTTGTGGCTGATCCGCAAAGGACAGTTTGCCCAGGCAGAACCTTATCTGCGTCAGGCGGTGAAGACATTGACCGAGCGGAATCCGAATCCGTATGACGGCGAACCGTTATACAACCTGGGTCTCTCCCTGAAATATCAGGGAAAGAATGAAGAAGCATACGACTTTTTCTATAAAGCTTGTTGGAATGCAGCCTGGCAGGATGCCGGTTATTATTCTCTCGCTCAATTATCAGCCGCAAAAGGAGAGTGGGAGGAAGCTCTTTATGAAATAGATAAATCCTTGCTCCGCAACTGGCATAACCTGCGGGGACGTCATTTGAAGGCTATTATTCTTCGTCACTTGGGACGAAACGATGAGGCGATTGCGTTGATCGACGAATCGTTGCGTATCGACCGTTTCAATTTTGGTTGCGGCTTTGAAAAGTCTCTGATAACCGGGAACGATTCCGATCTGAAAACATTGGTCGCTTTGATGCGTTCGGAAGGACATAATTATAGCGAGTTGGCACTCGATTATGCATCGGCAGGTTGCTGGGAAGAAGCATTGCAGGTGGCTGAGACGGCTATCGATTTACAGGTTGCCGATCAGACGATGTTACATTATTATAAGAGTTGGTTCCTGATCCGTCTGGATCGGAAAAAAGAGGCTTTGGCGGCAATCCGTGAGGCTGAACAGCAAATTCCCGACTGCTGTTTCCCGAATACGTTGGAAGCTATTCTGGCTCTCCAGGCCGTGATTGATTTTGCAGCCGAGGCTCCGAAAGCATTGTATTACCTGGGCAATTTGTGGTACGACAAACGTCAGTATCCGGAAGCGATTGCTTGTTGGGAAGCTTCGAAGAAACAGGATGAAACATTTCCGACCGTATTGCGTAACCTTTCGCTGGCTTATTTCAATAAACTGAATAAACAGGAAGAAGCAGTTGTTTTATTGGAGAAGGCTTTTGCCCTCGATCCGACCGACGCCCGTATTTTGATGGAGCTCGACCAACTGTATAAACGCTTGAACCGTCCGCATGCCGATCGGCTGGCTTTCCTGGATAAACACAAAGAAGTCGCTTTCGAGCGCGATGACCTGTATCTGGAATATGTAACCTTACTCAACCAGCTTGGACAGTATGAAGAAGCCATCCGAAGGATCGATACCCGCCAGTTCCATCCGTGGGAAGGGGGAGAAGGAAAAGTCCCTGCCCAATATCAGCTTGCCCGCGTAGAGTTGGTGAAGCAATTGTTGTCGGAAGAAAAATATCAGGATGCATTGAACCTGATAGAAGAATGTTTCGTCTATCCGCATAACTTTGGAGAAGGGAAACTGTACGGTGCCCAGGAGAATGATTTCAATTATTATAAAGCTTGTGCTTTGCAGGGATTGGGACGCAATGAAGAAGCAACCGAATTATTCCTCAAAGCCAGTGTCGGAAACAGTCAGCCTGCCGCCGCTATGTATTACAACGACCAGAAGCCGGATAAGATATTCTATCAAGGATTGGCATTGCGTAAACTGGGGCGTGAAGACGAGGCACGTGGTCGCTTCAACAATCTGATCTCCTATGGTGAAAAGCATGTATACGATGTCTTTAAGATGGATTACTTCGCCGTATCCCTGCCGGACCTGCAGATTTGGGAAGACGATATGAACAAAAAGAACCGTATCCACTGCAATTACCTGATGGCATTAGGTCATCTGGGCTTGGGAGATACCGAAAAAGCAATGAAGTATTTCGATATTGCTGCCGAAATGGATAATAACCATCAGGGAGTACAGATACATCGGGAAATGATTTAATTATAGAAAAAGATGAGTTTTTTTATGAGGTTCCGCCTCATGCCGCAGGCTCTCTTTTGCCGTCGGTTTTTAACCGACGGATAGATTAAATGTTCCGGCTTTGCCGGATTCCTCTGTGGGTTTTAACCCCATTGATACATAATGGTAGTCCCTGTTTTAAAGGGGCTTAAGCCCACATAGGAAGAGGCTTTGCCTCCTGATTATTAGTCCGTCAGCTGAAGCAGACGGCAAAAGAAAGCCTACGGCACAAGGCAAAGCCTTGTTGAAGACAATGACATGAATAGGCTCAAACCTGATAATAACTGTCACTTGTCAACTTCAGAAATGTTTCATTTCTGACAATAACCAAATTACTAAAATAATAAAATATGCTGAAGCAGTTTCTATTTGTATGTATATCTCTGATGGCATTTTCTGCTTGTAGGGAAACATCGCCGGTGATATCTTTAGCTGGAGAATGGCAGTTTGCGATGGATAGTACCGATGTTGGTGTATCGGAGAAATGGTTCGCTCGTTCGTTTGATGATAAAATCCAATTACCAGGAACGACAGATGAGGCAGGATATGGTGTTCCGAACGCCTTGCTGCCTTCTATCGGTAAGCCGCAGATACTTCATCTTACCCGTAAAAACAGTTATGTCGGTCCGGCATGGTATTCGCGTGAAGTGACGATTCCATCGGACTGGAAAGACAAATCCATCGAACTAAAGCTGGAACGTGTTATTTGGCAAACAAGGGTATGGGTAGATGGGAATCCCGTGTCCGGTAGCTGTGAGAGCCTGATCAGCCCTCATGTCTTCGATTTGACAGAGTACCTGACACCTGGAAAACATAAGTTAACTGTTCGCGTCGATAACCGGAAACAACACGATATCTCTGTCAACGACATGGCACATGCCTACACCAACGAAACACAGATCATGTGGAACGGCATCATCGGTGAAATTTCTCTTATGGCAAAAGAGGCCCTTTCCATCGAAGATTTACAAGTGTATCCGGACGTTTTCGGCAAACAAGTGCATGTGAAGGGTAAGATTAGTAATCGTGGAGAGACTACAAAAGGTATTTTGCAGGCAGTAGTGCAAAAACAGAAGAATAACCCTATTACAACCGTAACACGTGATATGGAATTCCCGTCGGGAGAAACATTATTGGATATCACCTGTCCGATGGGTGATTCGATGGAGGTTTGGAATGAGTTCACTCCGACATTATACCAATTGGATCTAAAGGTAGAAGCCGGTTCGGTGAAAGCCGGGCGAAGCACAAAGTTCGGTATGCGTGAATTCAGGCATAATCAATCGGATCTGTTGTTGAACGGCAATAAAGCCTTTTTGCGTGGAACACTCGAGTGTTGCATTTTCCCGCTTACCGGTCGTCCGCCAATGGAACCCGAGGGATGGAAGAAGGTCTTTTTGACGGCTCGCGAATGGGGGTTAAACCATCTGCGTTTCCACTCCTGGTGTCCGCCGGAAGCCGCTTTTCAGGTTGCCGACTCTTTAGGTTTTTATCTGCAGGTAGAACTTCCTCTCTGGTCGTTGAAAGTGGGACAGGATCAGAAAACAAATGAGTATCTGTATGCTGAAGCCGACCGTATCCTGTCGGAATACGGCAATCATCCCTCTTTCTGCTTCCTGAGTCTGGGGAATGAACTGCAACCGGATTTCAACTTCCTCTCTCAGTTGTTGAGTTATGTTAAAGAGAAAGATCCGCGTCATTTATATACAACCACCTCTTTCACTTTCGAACGTGGGCACGGAGACTGGCCTGAACCGAACGACGATTTCTTTATCACGCAATGGACTAAAAAAGGATGGGTACGTGGTCAGGGAGTATTCGATACGGAGTCCCCTTCATTCGACAAGGATTATGTAGCCTCTGTCGAGGGAATGACGGTTCCGTTGATCACCCATGAGGTCGGTCAATATTCGGTATATCCGAACCTGAAAGAGATCGAAAAATATACCGGCGTACTCGATCCTCTGAACTTTAAAGGAGTAAAACAGGAACTGGAAAAGAAAGGCCTGTTGGATAAAGCTGACGATTACTTGAAAGCTTCCGGTTACCTGGCAGCCATTCTATATAAAGAAGAGATCGAACGTGCGATGAAAACGGCCGGATGTAGTGGTTTCCAGCTTCTCGACCTACATGATTTCCCAGGGCAGAGTACGGCTTTGGTAGGGTTGTTGGATGCATTTTGGGATAGTAAAGGCGTAACCGATGCGGAAACATTCCGTCAGGCCAGTTCTCCTGTATCTCCTTTGGTACGTTTTCCGAAAGCTGTTTATACTACTAACGAGTCTTTTGTCGCGGCGGTAGAGATTGCTAATTTTACAGATAAAGAATTGAAAGATCAATCCGTATCTTGGTTGTTGAAAGATGATAAAGGAAAAGTGGTGAATAAAGGAATAATAACCTGTCCGTCACTTGCCATCGGATTGAACAAGCTGCCTGAAACGATCGATAGCCCACTGGATCAGTCTGCGGCAACCCGGTTAACCTTGTCCGTAGTTTTGGATAATACTCCTTACAAAAATGAATGGAGTATCTGGGTATATCCGGCCCGGTTGGACTTGGATAAGGGAGATATCGTCGTTACGCGTGACAAGAATGAAGCCGGGAAAGCATTAGCCGGAGGAAAGAAAGTCTTGTACAATCCGGACTATAAGAAAACGGTGGGATTGGAAGGAAAATTTGTTCCGGTATTCTGGAGCCCTGTACATTTCCCGAAGCAGGCCGGTTCAATGGGTATTTTGTGTGATGCCGGCCACCCTGCATTCGGAAATTTCCCGACAGGTAATTATACCGACTGGCAATGGTGGTCGTTACTGAAACAATCGAAGACAGTTGTTTTAGACAGCCTGCCTGCTGTCACTCCGCTGATCGAAGTAGTCGATAACTTCGCCAACAACCGTCGGTTATCCAACTTGTTTGAGACCAAAGTAGGAGAAGGCAAACTGATATTCTGCTCTATGGACTTGTTGTCCGACTGGGCACAACGTCCTGAAGCGCGACAGTTATATTTCAGCCTGCTTGAATACATGAAAAGCGATGCATTCAACCCTTCATCAGCGATGGAATCGAGTGTTTTATCTCGATTGCATACAGATAAAACGTATTCAGGTGCAATGAAACCGGAAGATATTTACTGATTTATTCATTGTTGCCGATTGCATTTCAAAATGTATAGCGTATATGGAGGTGATAATGTTGTTTTTTAAATAGATAGTCCATTTATGGAAAGTAAGAATTAAAAGATATAGTGGAAAAGGAGTAGTTAAAAGGCTTCTTTGTATATTGAATATTGGATATATTGTGCATATTTGTGCAATAAGCAATTCTATTGCGTAAGTTTGAGTGTGTGATGTGTGTGTTGTGAATGCATCATAATATAGTCCATCATATAATTATTTTATCTATTTGTTGCTTTAAGCTAATCGCGTTACTTTACGGTATCCTTAAGTCCGGATTTGATTAGAATTTTTGGAAGAAGAATGTTTGGGTTATCAGAGACTAGTATTAATTAAATCACTTTAGTATTATGAAAATTATTGAAATTAATGAGAGAGGGAAATATTTTCATTCCCTGTTTGGACATAAAGCTGTCCGACTGTTATTGGCAGCCTCTCTCCAATGCGGTTTATTTATTCCTTATGCTTTGGGGGATAATAATTTGCAGATTAGTATAATGAATCAAGATGGGAATGTGAGTGGTATAGTTCGTGATGCGACAGGAATGCCTTTAATCGGAGTTTCTGTTGTGGTAAAAGGAACGATGCAGGGAGTTGTTACCGATTTAGATGGGAAATTTAACCTGGAAGTTCCACGAGGTAGTGTTTTGGTTTTCTCTTATATAGGAATGCAATCGGTTGAGGTAAATGTGACCGGTCAAAAAGACTTGAATATTGTTATGAAAGAAAACTCGGAAGCGATAGATGAGGTTGTGGTAATTGGTTATGGCACGGTAAAGAAAAGTAATTTATCTGGTGCCGTATCTTCTGTGTCTTCCAAAGACCTGCAAAAACTACCGGCAGCCAATCTGAGCCAGGCTTTACAGGGGAATGCTCCGGGAGTATATACCTTGCAGAGCGATCGAAATCCGGGGGCCGGGGTTACAATGAATATTCGTGGTAACAACTCATTTTCCGGTGGTGACCCTCTTTTTATTGTCGATGGTTTTCCTATTGCCTCCGATGGTGGTGTAAATGCAATTAATCCTAATGATATTGAGTCGGTAAGTATTTTGAAAGATGCCTCTTCTACTGCTATCTATGGTGCACGTGCTGCTAACGGTGTAGTTCTGATTACAACAAAATCTGGAAAAGTAGGCAAACCGGTATTGGAAGTAAATGCTTTCTGTGGAATAAAATATTTTGACAATCCTATTGAAATGATGGATGCTCAGCAATTTGCCCAGTTGCGTCGCGATTCTTATATAATGGATGGCATTGAGATGCCGTCAAATGCTTTTCTCCCGGCAGAGCAACAAATGTTGGATAGTGGTCGTAGTACGAACTGGTGGAAAGAAGTTACAGGCCAGGCTCGTCTGACACAAAGCTATCAGGTATCTTACAGTTCCGGTACAGAAACGACAAAAGTGCATGTCGGAGCAGGTTTCTTTGACGAGCAAGGTATAGTCAATAACACTGGATTTAAACGAGGTAGCTTACGTTTTAATGCTTCCCAGAAATTTGGGGAACGCGTGACTATTTCGACTTATAACAATATTAGCCTGATGGCTAAAAAAGGAACGAATGGTACCAATGTCCTGTTCCCTGCTATGGTAGGAAACCCTATGTCGCCGGTGAAGAATGAGGAAGGAGAATATTATGCCATGATACAGAGTGCCTTGGGAACACCGCGTGCTAATCCGGCTGCGTTTTCTGAATTGCCGAAAATCAATGAGATAGAGCCTCTTATTAACACTTCTTTGGCTCTGGAAGTTAAATTAATAGATGGGATGACTTTGAAAACACAATTATCCGGTGAGTTAGACAGTTGGAGAAAGAATCTTTATAACCCGCGTTCAATTAGTGCGCAAGATGAAGCGAACGGGCGTATCAGCGACGGTTATGCTGAAATCACATCCTCTGTAAATTATAACTGGATAAGTGAAACGACATTGATGTATAATAAGACATTTAATGAAATACATAATATTGATGCCGTATTAGGGTTTTCTGCTCAACAAAATCGTTGGGAAACAGTGACGGCTTCGGCTTCCGGTTTTGCCAGTGATGTGTATGAAACTTATAACCTGGGGGCTGGTTCTGCTGCTGCACGCAAACCTTCTTCCGAATTGAAAGAATGGAGTATGGTTTCATATATCGGAAGAGTTGTGTATACATTGAGGGATAAATATATCCTGACAGGAAATATGCGTATTGACGGTTCATCCCGTTTCGGTGCCGATAATAAATATGGCTATTTTCCCAGTGGTGCCGTTGCATGGAAGATTTCGGAAGAAGATTTTATGAAGGATCTCGATTGGATATCCGATATGAAAGTCCGGGCTAGTTATGGATTATCCGGTAACGCAAATGCTCTTGCTCCTTATCAGACGTTATCGAAGCTGGACTATGGTAATTATAATTTTAACGGATCGGAAGCCTCCGGATATTACGAGTCGAAAATGCCTTCCTCTAATCTGAAGTGGGAAACGACCCGTCAATTGGACTTAGGTCTGGACGTTTCGGTTCTCAACCGGCGCCTGAACGTTACTTTGGATTATTATTCAAAGAATACAAAAGACCTGATACGTGAAATCGAAATTCCTGCCTTGGCCGGTTTCCCGAGTACCTTTGCCAATATGGGTAACCTGCAGAACAGAGGTTTTGAATTAGGCATCAACTCCATTAACCTGGATGGTGAATTTACTTGGAAGACATCGTTTATGATCGCAGCGAATAAGAATAAGCTGACTTCTCTAGGGGATGGCTCTGAAAAGATCGGTACAACACATTGGGTAGGAAAACCGCTTAGCATAGGTAATCGCTATATGATTCAGGCAGATGGTATCTGGCAAAAAGGCCAGGAGGAAGAGGCTGCTAAATATGGTTCGGTTCCTGGTGATGTAAGATATGTAGACCAGAATAAAGATGGCCAGATCAATGATGACGACCGTGTGTTTATCGGGTCTTATTATCCTAATTTTTACGGTTCGATGACAAATGATTTTGCGTATAAGAATTTCGACCTGAGTGTGTTTATGACTTTCGAACAGGGACGTGATATTTATAATGGAAACAATTATATCCTGTTGTCGGGCGCCGGTGCAGATAATAACCGTATAGAGATGCTGGATCGTTGGTCGCCCACCAATCCAAGTGCTAAGTATCCGAGAGCCTCGTCTACCGGTAAAAACAGATTAAGTACGACAACCAGTGAATTTCTGGAAGATGGAAGTTATTTGAAGATTAAAAATATTACTCTTGGATATACGGTTCCGACAAGTGCTATTTCCCATTTGGGTATGTCTTATTTGAGAGTATATGCTTCTGTTAGTAATCCGTTTACTTTTACGGGTTATACAGGTATGGATCCGGAAGATGGAGATATTGGGAATAATGACAGAAACAGCTCTTATCCTATTACAACTACTTATATGTTGGGTTTGCAACTGAAATTCTAACTTTAAATACTATACAGACATGAAAAAGATAATTAAATATATTCTCCCGGCCTGCGCATTGATACTTACTTCATGTGACAGCTTTTTAGAAGAGGAGCCACGTTCTTTCCTCTCACCGGATAATTTTTATCAGACAGCTGACGATCTTAATGCCGGTCTAAGTGCTGTATACCGTGCACCTCAGGATCGTTATTCCAGAAACTGGGCTGGACCTTGTTGGTTCGAGTGGGGGACAGATATTGAAGAAATAACAGAGAAATCAACTTGGGCTCATCATAATGAAATAGCTCGACTCCCGTCAACATTCAATGCTTCTTCGAGTATTCCAGATGATTTTTGGCAATCTATTTATAATCATATAAAAGATGACAATAATTTGTTAAAAGCAATTCCGAATGTTTCTATTAGCGAAGAAGAACAAAAATTCATAGAAGGGCAGGCGCGTGCTTTAAGAGCTTTCCTTTACTTTGATGCGGTAAGAGTTTTTAATGGAGTGCCTTTACTTTTAGAGTCCAGTACGGATATCAATTATTTGAAAACTGTATCTCGTGCTACTCCGGAAGAGGTATATGATGCTATTATTAAAGATCTCGAGTATGCAATGGAGGTTCTTCCTGTAAAATGGGAGAATGCATCGGATGGGGGACGTATAACGAGCGGTAGTGCAGCTGCTATGCTGGCTAAAGTCTACCTGACAATGGCTGGTTACCCGTTGAAGCAAACAGATAAATTAGAGAAAGCAAAAGCTATCTTGCAGGATTTCGTCGATAATAAGAAGTATGGGGCCCATTATCAGTTACTGCCCGAATACGCCCAGCTGTTTGATGAATCCACAGGACCCGGTAATGAAGGCGTTTGGATTATCAATTTTACCAGAGGTACTTATGGACAAGGTAGTCTATGGCATACAGAGTTTGCCCCATTGGAGTTATATTATGCTCAGGGAATAGGACTGACTTATGGTGGTGGATGGAGCAACGGTTTACCTACCGATCGTTTCTACAATAGTTATGATCAGGAAAATGATAAACGTTTCAAACATACCTATTGGAATTCCACAGCGGAGATTCCCGGAGAATATGATGCAATCGTTCCGAAAGATGCGAATGGAAATCCGCAGCATATCACGTTCTATCGTCCTCATATTAAGAAGTTCAGAGAAAAGACTCCGAATGATAACTCTCAGGGAACAGGATTGGATCATTCTATTATTCGTTATGCCGATGTCTTATTGATGTATGCCGAGGTATTAAATGAACTGGGTAGCTCAAAGTGTTACGATTATATTAACCAGGTTCGCGAAAGAGCCGGTTTGGAACCATTAAAGGCGATGAGTAAAGATGAGTTCAGAGAACATCTGAAGTTGGAGAGGGCTTGGGAACTTTGTTTTGAAGGCGATCGTAAATTCGATCTGCTTCGTTGGGGAGTTTATTGTACCCGTACGCCGGAATGGAATCCGCAGGTAAAAGGGAATATCCAGGAAGGAAAGCATGAGTTCTGGCCTATCCCTAAATCACAACGCGACATTAATACAAATCTGACACAGAACCCCGGTTGGTAATTTATGAGTAAAACAGATATATTTAGTAACTAGTAAAACGATCAGTATGAAGTGTATGAAAAAGTTGTTTATTGTACTATTTGTTTTTGCCGCAGGTATTATCCGGGCGCAAACAGAATCGATCACGGTAGGTGGTGACGGGAAATCCTGGACCCTGGAAACCAATTCATCCATCTATCGGATAGGCTCTTCGGAGCAGGGGACGGTAGGTATGTACTATTTTGGTAATAAGAGTCAGGATCCGGCTAAACTTCGTTATCCGCTGGGGGAAGAAGTGACGGTAAGGGGAGGATACTCAACCACCACTCCGATGTTGGAGATTGTTTTTAAAGATCGGGTGAGGGATGTCGAACTTACTTACGTCGGTTCGGAAATACAAACACTGGATGGATATAAAACACTGGTTATCCACCAGAAGGATAAATATTATCCGTTGACTGTTACTGAATATATCCGCGTTTTACCGGAATATGACCTGTTGGAAAAGTGGATGGAAATAAAGAATACCGGCAAGAAGGACGCGATCGAAATAGAGAACGCCCAGTCAGGCACCTTCTTTCTTCCGAAGAATGCTTATGAATTGACGCATCTGTCAGGTATATGGGGCTATGAGTATCAGCCGAATGTGACGAAGCTGACACAGGGTTTGAAAACTTTCCAGGTGAAAGACTTCCGTTCTTTCGGATCTTCTTTCTTTGCGGTTCGTCCTGAAGGGGAACAGATGGAAACCTGCGGGGAAGTATGGTTCGGTAGCCTTCAGTACAGCGGTAACTGGCGTATGGATCTCGAAAAATTCCCGCGTGGGGAAGTTCAGGTAACAGGAGGTATCAACTTCTGGGATCAGTCGCTGATGCTTAAACCGGGAAAGAGCTTTACGACTCCTAAAATGATAATCGGTTACACCCGTCGTGGAATGGAAGGTGTGTCACAGAATCTGGCATCCTATACGCGTGAAAAGGTACTTTATCCGTCCCATCGCTCGAAAGTACGTCCGGTACTGTATAACAGTTGGTATGCTACCACGTTCGACGTGAATGAAGAACATCAGCTGGCTCTGGCAAAGATCGCTAAGGAGTTGGGTGTTGAGGTTTTTGTAATCGATGACGGATGGTTTAAAGGCCGTATCAACGACAAAGGAGGCCTGGGCGACTGGACAGTCGATAAGAATAAGTTTCCTAACGGTTTGCAACCTATGATCGATAAGATCAATGCTATGGGGCTGGATTTCGGTATCTGGATAGAGCCCGAAATGGTCAATCCGAATAGCGACCTGTACCGTGCCCACCCGGACTGGGTATTCCATTATCCTAACCGAACACGGCATGAAGGACGCAATCAGTTGATGTTGAACCTGGCACGTGAAGATGTTTATGAGTATCTGTACGGCAGCTTCTCCAAACTGCTTCGCGAGAATAATATTAAGTTTATCAAATGGGATATGAACAAATCCCTGACCGATCCCGGTTTCCCTTCTGCTCCGACTGACGAACAACGGGCTGTACGTATTAAATATGTGGAGAACCTGTACCGTTTATTCGAAGCGTTGCGTACGGAATTCCCAGATGTATGGTTCGAGAATTGTGCCAGTGGAGGCGGCAGGGTCGATCTGGGTATGATGGCACGTACCGATTTCTCCTGGGCTAGCGATAATACCGATCCGGTGGAAAGGACGTTTATACAATATGCTTTCCTGAATGCTTTCCCGGCCAATTCGATGATCAGCTGGATAACGCATGAAGACTGGCATGGACAAAATCATCCGTTGGAGTTTAAGTTCGATGTATCGATGTGCGGTGTGTTGGGTGTCGGTTATGATATAACGAAATGGACAGATAAGGAAAAGTCGGTAGCCCGCGAGAAGATCGCCCGTTATAAGGAAATCCGGCAGACTGTTCATAATGGCGATCTTTACCGTTTGGTTTCACCTTACGAAAATAACCGGAGCGTACTCCAGTTCGTAAATAAACCGAAGTCGGAAGCTATCGTTTTTGTTTATAACCTGGCAGAATATCCTGATAACGCCATACCGGAGACGAAACGTCCCAAACAGGTGAAGTTGCGCGGTCTTTTACCGGACGCTTCCTACAAAGTGGAAGGAGTAGAAGGAACTTATAAAGGCGCTGAACTGATGGAGATAGGTGTTGTTTTCCCTGTTCATGGTGCTTTCAAGAGCGGTATATTTAAGATTGTAAAACAATAAGGATGTATTTTCAACTATGAAATTACTATCAGC encodes the following:
- a CDS encoding SusC/RagA family TonB-linked outer membrane protein, with the translated sequence MKIIEINERGKYFHSLFGHKAVRLLLAASLQCGLFIPYALGDNNLQISIMNQDGNVSGIVRDATGMPLIGVSVVVKGTMQGVVTDLDGKFNLEVPRGSVLVFSYIGMQSVEVNVTGQKDLNIVMKENSEAIDEVVVIGYGTVKKSNLSGAVSSVSSKDLQKLPAANLSQALQGNAPGVYTLQSDRNPGAGVTMNIRGNNSFSGGDPLFIVDGFPIASDGGVNAINPNDIESVSILKDASSTAIYGARAANGVVLITTKSGKVGKPVLEVNAFCGIKYFDNPIEMMDAQQFAQLRRDSYIMDGIEMPSNAFLPAEQQMLDSGRSTNWWKEVTGQARLTQSYQVSYSSGTETTKVHVGAGFFDEQGIVNNTGFKRGSLRFNASQKFGERVTISTYNNISLMAKKGTNGTNVLFPAMVGNPMSPVKNEEGEYYAMIQSALGTPRANPAAFSELPKINEIEPLINTSLALEVKLIDGMTLKTQLSGELDSWRKNLYNPRSISAQDEANGRISDGYAEITSSVNYNWISETTLMYNKTFNEIHNIDAVLGFSAQQNRWETVTASASGFASDVYETYNLGAGSAAARKPSSELKEWSMVSYIGRVVYTLRDKYILTGNMRIDGSSRFGADNKYGYFPSGAVAWKISEEDFMKDLDWISDMKVRASYGLSGNANALAPYQTLSKLDYGNYNFNGSEASGYYESKMPSSNLKWETTRQLDLGLDVSVLNRRLNVTLDYYSKNTKDLIREIEIPALAGFPSTFANMGNLQNRGFELGINSINLDGEFTWKTSFMIAANKNKLTSLGDGSEKIGTTHWVGKPLSIGNRYMIQADGIWQKGQEEEAAKYGSVPGDVRYVDQNKDGQINDDDRVFIGSYYPNFYGSMTNDFAYKNFDLSVFMTFEQGRDIYNGNNYILLSGAGADNNRIEMLDRWSPTNPSAKYPRASSTGKNRLSTTTSEFLEDGSYLKIKNITLGYTVPTSAISHLGMSYLRVYASVSNPFTFTGYTGMDPEDGDIGNNDRNSSYPITTTYMLGLQLKF
- a CDS encoding RagB/SusD family nutrient uptake outer membrane protein, whose product is MKKIIKYILPACALILTSCDSFLEEEPRSFLSPDNFYQTADDLNAGLSAVYRAPQDRYSRNWAGPCWFEWGTDIEEITEKSTWAHHNEIARLPSTFNASSSIPDDFWQSIYNHIKDDNNLLKAIPNVSISEEEQKFIEGQARALRAFLYFDAVRVFNGVPLLLESSTDINYLKTVSRATPEEVYDAIIKDLEYAMEVLPVKWENASDGGRITSGSAAAMLAKVYLTMAGYPLKQTDKLEKAKAILQDFVDNKKYGAHYQLLPEYAQLFDESTGPGNEGVWIINFTRGTYGQGSLWHTEFAPLELYYAQGIGLTYGGGWSNGLPTDRFYNSYDQENDKRFKHTYWNSTAEIPGEYDAIVPKDANGNPQHITFYRPHIKKFREKTPNDNSQGTGLDHSIIRYADVLLMYAEVLNELGSSKCYDYINQVRERAGLEPLKAMSKDEFREHLKLERAWELCFEGDRKFDLLRWGVYCTRTPEWNPQVKGNIQEGKHEFWPIPKSQRDINTNLTQNPGW
- a CDS encoding alpha-galactosidase; the encoded protein is MKCMKKLFIVLFVFAAGIIRAQTESITVGGDGKSWTLETNSSIYRIGSSEQGTVGMYYFGNKSQDPAKLRYPLGEEVTVRGGYSTTTPMLEIVFKDRVRDVELTYVGSEIQTLDGYKTLVIHQKDKYYPLTVTEYIRVLPEYDLLEKWMEIKNTGKKDAIEIENAQSGTFFLPKNAYELTHLSGIWGYEYQPNVTKLTQGLKTFQVKDFRSFGSSFFAVRPEGEQMETCGEVWFGSLQYSGNWRMDLEKFPRGEVQVTGGINFWDQSLMLKPGKSFTTPKMIIGYTRRGMEGVSQNLASYTREKVLYPSHRSKVRPVLYNSWYATTFDVNEEHQLALAKIAKELGVEVFVIDDGWFKGRINDKGGLGDWTVDKNKFPNGLQPMIDKINAMGLDFGIWIEPEMVNPNSDLYRAHPDWVFHYPNRTRHEGRNQLMLNLAREDVYEYLYGSFSKLLRENNIKFIKWDMNKSLTDPGFPSAPTDEQRAVRIKYVENLYRLFEALRTEFPDVWFENCASGGGRVDLGMMARTDFSWASDNTDPVERTFIQYAFLNAFPANSMISWITHEDWHGQNHPLEFKFDVSMCGVLGVGYDITKWTDKEKSVAREKIARYKEIRQTVHNGDLYRLVSPYENNRSVLQFVNKPKSEAIVFVYNLAEYPDNAIPETKRPKQVKLRGLLPDASYKVEGVEGTYKGAELMEIGVVFPVHGAFKSGIFKIVKQ